A DNA window from Centroberyx gerrardi isolate f3 chromosome 3, fCenGer3.hap1.cur.20231027, whole genome shotgun sequence contains the following coding sequences:
- the npb gene encoding neuropeptide B translates to MERSVRFAVVWVGVSLLISCHPIEAWYKQSTGPSYYSVGRASGLLSGIRRSPYVRRSESEETVLDSGETAGNNVVPEGSRQISILKSMAICVKDISPNLKSCELLRDGTGTFQCKADVFLTLDSLDCLSA, encoded by the exons ATGGAGAGGTCCGTCAGGTTTGCAGTGGTGTGGGTCGGAGTCTCCCTGCTCATCTCTTGCCATCCCATCGAGGCTTGGTACAAGCAGTCGACCGGTCCCAGTTACTACTCGGTAGGTCGTGCCTCCGGTTTGCTGTCCGGTATTAGGAGGTCGCCGTACGTCCGGAGGTCCGAGTCCGAAGAAACGGTGCTCGACAGCGGGGAGACCGCAGGTAACAACGTGGTTCCAGAGGGGAGCAGGCAGATCTCCATCCTCAAAAGCATG GCCATTTGTGTGAAGGACATCTCTCCAAATCTGAAGAGCTGCGAGCTGCTCCGGGACGGGACGGGCACCTTCCAGTGCAAGGCGGACGTTTTCCTCACCCTCGACTCCCTGGACTGCCTGTCCGCGTGA